The following proteins are co-located in the Rattus norvegicus strain BN/NHsdMcwi chromosome X, GRCr8, whole genome shotgun sequence genome:
- the Las1l gene encoding ribosomal biogenesis protein LAS1L isoform X2, with translation MERVWRAWDGQSVNENQPDSPGVAGMVVSWLSRAEWEQVTVYLFCDDQKLQQYALNRITVWRSRLGNELPLAVASTADLIRCKLLDVAGGLGTDELRLLYGMALVRFVNLISERKSKSCNLPLKYLAHEVNIPEWIVELRHKLTHKKMPHINDCRRGCYFVLHWLQKTFWSRQLEDSLKETWGMEEDQVEADEPEEEETEIIIDDIIEEIPEFQDDDKGEELAVTDDANTKGNEEVASHPELSPRHKELYEKARELLVSYEEEQFKVLEKYRHLLQAIKVWNNLSPRVQGILEELKSISWENRDAVLDAFLDDGFLIPTYEQLAALQIEYEDGQTEVQKGEVTEPNSHKNIDLNEVLVPKPFSQFWQPLLRGLHSQTFTQALLERMFSELSTLGRTGIRPTYILRWTVELIVANTKTGRNARRFSAGQWEARRSWRLFNCSSTLDWPQVIEACLGSPCWASLQLLQVVFKAMGEVLPDEEQEKLLRVCSIYTQNGESGLAKAVEGSSSSSSSSSSTGKAPYTLDTLHQDLQPPATNCESEGNIQQKEQDNLTDVKPEEEEKENVEEEEEEEKEEAEMEEEEKEEEEEQEQEEHQEEEQEEEEEEEEEQKVFQDQMEADAEESDGLGEEEEVDEDEDDDEDDDYDDDDDDDEDGMDMGGFSLLQGSYVLENTRIMSQKREALQGSAWQLSSDDVRWGIFPIGRVPGQTEDPTELMLDNYDTMYLLDQPVLEHRLEPQKSKSSTLGLCCGSNNNGGVGNMEGLLWNQGQMHGLKAGLQLF, from the exons ATGGAACGCGTGTGGCGTGCGTGGGACGGACAGTCCGTAAATGAGAACCAGCCAGACTCGCCGGGAGTCGCGGGTATGGTAGTGTCCTGGCTCAGCAGGGCTGAGTGGGAGCAAGTGACGGTTTATCTGTTCTGTGATGATCAGAAATTGCAGCAATACGCGCTGAACCGAATTACAGTATGGAGGAGCAG GTTAGGCAACGAACTGCCCCTGGCAGTGGCTTCTACAGCTGACCTGATACGATGTAAGCTCCTGGATGTAGCCGGTGGCTTGGGCACCGATGAACTTAGATTGCTCTATGGCATGGCATTGGTCAG GTTTGTGAATCTTATCTCAGAGAGGAAGTCCAAATCTTGTAACCTTCCCCTCAAATACCTGGCTCATGAG GTGAACATTCCAGAATGGATTGTTGAACTTCGCCACAAGTTGACCcacaagaaaatgccccatataAATGACTGCCGCAGAG GTTGCTACTTTGTCCTCCATTGGCTCCAGAAGACATTCTGGAGCCGTCAACTAGAGGACAGTCTGAAAGAAACCTGGGGGATGGAAGAGGACCAGGTAGAAGCAGATGAACCTGaagaagaggaaactgaaattATTATTGATGATATAATTGAAGAGATACCAGAGTTTCAGGATGACGACAAAGGTGAAGAATTGGCTGTCACAGATGATGCAAACACTAAAGGCAATGAAGAGGTGGCTTCTCATCCAGAACTATCTCCAAGACATAAGGAGTTGTATG AAAAAGCACGAGAATTGCTGGTATCATATGAAGAGGAACAGTTTAAG GTGCTGGAGAAATATAGGCATTTACTTCAGGCTATTAAGGTGTGGAATAACCTTTCTCCACGTGTACAAGGTATCCTAGAAGAACTCAAGAGCATTTCATGGGAGAACAG GGATGCTGTACTGGATGCCTTTTTAGACGATGGCTTCCTCATTCCCACTTATGAGCAGTTGGCAGCGTTGCAGATAGAGTATGAAG ATGGTCAGACTGAGGTCCAGAAAGGGGAAGTTACTGAACCAAATTCACACA AAAACATCGACTTGAATGAAGTGTTGGTGCCAAAGCCCTTCTCTCAGTTCTGGCAGCCCCTGCTCAGGGGCCTGCACTCCCAGACCTTCACACAGGCCCTGCTAGAGAGGATGTTCTCTGAGTTGTCTACCCTGGGGAGAACTGGGATCCGGCCTACCTACATCCTTAGATGGACCGTTGAACTGATCGTGGCCAACACCAAGACTG gacGAAATGCTCGGCGGTTTTCTGCAGGCCAGTGGGAAGCAAGAAGGAGCTGGAGGCTGTTCAATTGCTCTTCCACCCTGGACTGGCCCCAGGTGATCGAGGCCTGCTTGGGCTCACCTTGCTGGGCCAGCCTCCAACTCCTTCAGGT AGTCTTCAAAGCCATGGGAGAGGTCTTGCCAGATGAGGAACAGGAGAAGCTGCTGCGAGTCTGCTCCATTTATACTCAGAATGGAGAGAGTGGCTTGGCAAAGGCCGTCgaaggctcctcctcctcctcctcttcctcctcctccactgggAAAGCTCCATACACGCTGGATACCTTACATCAGGACCTCCAGCCACCTGCTACCAACTGTGAGTCTGAAGGAAATATTCAACAGAAGGAGCAAGACAACCTTACGGATGTCAagccagaggaggaggaaaaggagaatgtggaggaggaggaggaggaggagaaggaggaggcagagatggaagaggaggagaaggaggaggaggaagaacaggagcaggaggagcaccaggaggaagaacaggaggaggaggaggaggaggaggaggagcagaaggtcTTTCAAGATCagatggaagcagatgcagaggaAAGTGACGGcttaggagaggaggaggaagtagatgaggatgaagatgatgatgaagatgacgactatgatgatgatgatgatgatgatgaagacgGAATGGATATGGGTGGGTTCTCTCTCCTACAGGGATCCTATGTTCTTGAGAATACTAGGATCATGTCTCAGAAAAGAGAAGCTTTGCAGGGTTCAGCATGGCAACTAAGCTCTG ATGATGTACGATGGGGTATATTCCCTATCGGCCGAGTACCAGGTCAGACTGAGGACCCAACAGAGCTTATGCTGGATAATTATGACACCATGTATCTTTTGGACCAACCTGTACTAGAGCACCGGTTAGAACCCCAAAAGTCTAAGAGTAG CACTCTGGGCCTATGCTGTGGCAGCAATAACAATGGCGGTGTTGGCAACATGGAGGGCCTTCTCTGGAACCAAGGACAAATGCATGGGCTCAAAGCTGGCCTGCAGCTCTTCTGA
- the Las1l gene encoding ribosomal biogenesis protein LAS1L isoform X1: MERVWRAWDGQSVNENQPDSPGVAGMVVSWLSRAEWEQVTVYLFCDDQKLQQYALNRITVWRSRLGNELPLAVASTADLIRCKLLDVAGGLGTDELRLLYGMALVRFVNLISERKSKSCNLPLKYLAHEVNIPEWIVELRHKLTHKKMPHINDCRRGCYFVLHWLQKTFWSRQLEDSLKETWGMEEDQVEADEPEEEETEIIIDDIIEEIPEFQDDDKGEELAVTDDANTKGNEEVASHPELSPRHKELYEKARELLVSYEEEQFKVLEKYRHLLQAIKVWNNLSPRVQGILEELKSISWENRDAVLDAFLDDGFLIPTYEQLAALQIEYEDGQTEVQKGEVTEPNSHKNIDLNEVLVPKPFSQFWQPLLRGLHSQTFTQALLERMFSELSTLGRTGIRPTYILRWTVELIVANTKTGRNARRFSAGQWEARRSWRLFNCSSTLDWPQVIEACLGSPCWASLQLLQVVFKAMGEVLPDEEQEKLLRVCSIYTQNGESGLAKAVEGSSSSSSSSSSTGKAPYTLDTLHQDLQPPATNCESEGNIQQKEQDNLTDVKPEEEEKENVEEEEEEEKEEAEMEEEEKEEEEEQEQEEHQEEEQEEEEEEEEEQKVFQDQMEADAEESDGLGEEEEVDEDEDDDEDDDYDDDDDDDEDGMDMGGFSLLQGSYVLENTRIMSQKREALQGSAWQLSSDDVRWGIFPIGRVPGQTEDPTELMLDNYDTMYLLDQPVLEHRLEPQKSKSSSTLGLCCGSNNNGGVGNMEGLLWNQGQMHGLKAGLQLF; encoded by the exons ATGGAACGCGTGTGGCGTGCGTGGGACGGACAGTCCGTAAATGAGAACCAGCCAGACTCGCCGGGAGTCGCGGGTATGGTAGTGTCCTGGCTCAGCAGGGCTGAGTGGGAGCAAGTGACGGTTTATCTGTTCTGTGATGATCAGAAATTGCAGCAATACGCGCTGAACCGAATTACAGTATGGAGGAGCAG GTTAGGCAACGAACTGCCCCTGGCAGTGGCTTCTACAGCTGACCTGATACGATGTAAGCTCCTGGATGTAGCCGGTGGCTTGGGCACCGATGAACTTAGATTGCTCTATGGCATGGCATTGGTCAG GTTTGTGAATCTTATCTCAGAGAGGAAGTCCAAATCTTGTAACCTTCCCCTCAAATACCTGGCTCATGAG GTGAACATTCCAGAATGGATTGTTGAACTTCGCCACAAGTTGACCcacaagaaaatgccccatataAATGACTGCCGCAGAG GTTGCTACTTTGTCCTCCATTGGCTCCAGAAGACATTCTGGAGCCGTCAACTAGAGGACAGTCTGAAAGAAACCTGGGGGATGGAAGAGGACCAGGTAGAAGCAGATGAACCTGaagaagaggaaactgaaattATTATTGATGATATAATTGAAGAGATACCAGAGTTTCAGGATGACGACAAAGGTGAAGAATTGGCTGTCACAGATGATGCAAACACTAAAGGCAATGAAGAGGTGGCTTCTCATCCAGAACTATCTCCAAGACATAAGGAGTTGTATG AAAAAGCACGAGAATTGCTGGTATCATATGAAGAGGAACAGTTTAAG GTGCTGGAGAAATATAGGCATTTACTTCAGGCTATTAAGGTGTGGAATAACCTTTCTCCACGTGTACAAGGTATCCTAGAAGAACTCAAGAGCATTTCATGGGAGAACAG GGATGCTGTACTGGATGCCTTTTTAGACGATGGCTTCCTCATTCCCACTTATGAGCAGTTGGCAGCGTTGCAGATAGAGTATGAAG ATGGTCAGACTGAGGTCCAGAAAGGGGAAGTTACTGAACCAAATTCACACA AAAACATCGACTTGAATGAAGTGTTGGTGCCAAAGCCCTTCTCTCAGTTCTGGCAGCCCCTGCTCAGGGGCCTGCACTCCCAGACCTTCACACAGGCCCTGCTAGAGAGGATGTTCTCTGAGTTGTCTACCCTGGGGAGAACTGGGATCCGGCCTACCTACATCCTTAGATGGACCGTTGAACTGATCGTGGCCAACACCAAGACTG gacGAAATGCTCGGCGGTTTTCTGCAGGCCAGTGGGAAGCAAGAAGGAGCTGGAGGCTGTTCAATTGCTCTTCCACCCTGGACTGGCCCCAGGTGATCGAGGCCTGCTTGGGCTCACCTTGCTGGGCCAGCCTCCAACTCCTTCAGGT AGTCTTCAAAGCCATGGGAGAGGTCTTGCCAGATGAGGAACAGGAGAAGCTGCTGCGAGTCTGCTCCATTTATACTCAGAATGGAGAGAGTGGCTTGGCAAAGGCCGTCgaaggctcctcctcctcctcctcttcctcctcctccactgggAAAGCTCCATACACGCTGGATACCTTACATCAGGACCTCCAGCCACCTGCTACCAACTGTGAGTCTGAAGGAAATATTCAACAGAAGGAGCAAGACAACCTTACGGATGTCAagccagaggaggaggaaaaggagaatgtggaggaggaggaggaggaggagaaggaggaggcagagatggaagaggaggagaaggaggaggaggaagaacaggagcaggaggagcaccaggaggaagaacaggaggaggaggaggaggaggaggaggagcagaaggtcTTTCAAGATCagatggaagcagatgcagaggaAAGTGACGGcttaggagaggaggaggaagtagatgaggatgaagatgatgatgaagatgacgactatgatgatgatgatgatgatgatgaagacgGAATGGATATGGGTGGGTTCTCTCTCCTACAGGGATCCTATGTTCTTGAGAATACTAGGATCATGTCTCAGAAAAGAGAAGCTTTGCAGGGTTCAGCATGGCAACTAAGCTCTG ATGATGTACGATGGGGTATATTCCCTATCGGCCGAGTACCAGGTCAGACTGAGGACCCAACAGAGCTTATGCTGGATAATTATGACACCATGTATCTTTTGGACCAACCTGTACTAGAGCACCGGTTAGAACCCCAAAAGTCTAAGAGTAG CAGCACTCTGGGCCTATGCTGTGGCAGCAATAACAATGGCGGTGTTGGCAACATGGAGGGCCTTCTCTGGAACCAAGGACAAATGCATGGGCTCAAAGCTGGCCTGCAGCTCTTCTGA
- the Las1l gene encoding ribosomal biogenesis protein LAS1L isoform X3, with amino-acid sequence MERVWRAWDGQSVNENQPDSPGVAGMVVSWLSRAEWEQVTVYLFCDDQKLQQYALNRITVWRSRLGNELPLAVASTADLIRCKLLDVAGGLGTDELRLLYGMALVRFVNLISERKSKSCNLPLKYLAHEVNIPEWIVELRHKLTHKKMPHINDCRRGCYFVLHWLQKTFWSRQLEDSLKETWGMEEDQVEADEPEEEETEIIIDDIIEEIPEFQDDDKGEELAVTDDANTKGNEEVASHPELSPRHKELYEKARELLVSYEEEQFKVLEKYRHLLQAIKVWNNLSPRVQGILEELKSISWENRDAVLDAFLDDGFLIPTYEQLAALQIEYEENIDLNEVLVPKPFSQFWQPLLRGLHSQTFTQALLERMFSELSTLGRTGIRPTYILRWTVELIVANTKTGRNARRFSAGQWEARRSWRLFNCSSTLDWPQVIEACLGSPCWASLQLLQVVFKAMGEVLPDEEQEKLLRVCSIYTQNGESGLAKAVEGSSSSSSSSSSTGKAPYTLDTLHQDLQPPATNCESEGNIQQKEQDNLTDVKPEEEEKENVEEEEEEEKEEAEMEEEEKEEEEEQEQEEHQEEEQEEEEEEEEEQKVFQDQMEADAEESDGLGEEEEVDEDEDDDEDDDYDDDDDDDEDGMDMGGFSLLQGSYVLENTRIMSQKREALQGSAWQLSSDDVRWGIFPIGRVPGQTEDPTELMLDNYDTMYLLDQPVLEHRLEPQKSKSSSTLGLCCGSNNNGGVGNMEGLLWNQGQMHGLKAGLQLF; translated from the exons ATGGAACGCGTGTGGCGTGCGTGGGACGGACAGTCCGTAAATGAGAACCAGCCAGACTCGCCGGGAGTCGCGGGTATGGTAGTGTCCTGGCTCAGCAGGGCTGAGTGGGAGCAAGTGACGGTTTATCTGTTCTGTGATGATCAGAAATTGCAGCAATACGCGCTGAACCGAATTACAGTATGGAGGAGCAG GTTAGGCAACGAACTGCCCCTGGCAGTGGCTTCTACAGCTGACCTGATACGATGTAAGCTCCTGGATGTAGCCGGTGGCTTGGGCACCGATGAACTTAGATTGCTCTATGGCATGGCATTGGTCAG GTTTGTGAATCTTATCTCAGAGAGGAAGTCCAAATCTTGTAACCTTCCCCTCAAATACCTGGCTCATGAG GTGAACATTCCAGAATGGATTGTTGAACTTCGCCACAAGTTGACCcacaagaaaatgccccatataAATGACTGCCGCAGAG GTTGCTACTTTGTCCTCCATTGGCTCCAGAAGACATTCTGGAGCCGTCAACTAGAGGACAGTCTGAAAGAAACCTGGGGGATGGAAGAGGACCAGGTAGAAGCAGATGAACCTGaagaagaggaaactgaaattATTATTGATGATATAATTGAAGAGATACCAGAGTTTCAGGATGACGACAAAGGTGAAGAATTGGCTGTCACAGATGATGCAAACACTAAAGGCAATGAAGAGGTGGCTTCTCATCCAGAACTATCTCCAAGACATAAGGAGTTGTATG AAAAAGCACGAGAATTGCTGGTATCATATGAAGAGGAACAGTTTAAG GTGCTGGAGAAATATAGGCATTTACTTCAGGCTATTAAGGTGTGGAATAACCTTTCTCCACGTGTACAAGGTATCCTAGAAGAACTCAAGAGCATTTCATGGGAGAACAG GGATGCTGTACTGGATGCCTTTTTAGACGATGGCTTCCTCATTCCCACTTATGAGCAGTTGGCAGCGTTGCAGATAGAGTATGAAG AAAACATCGACTTGAATGAAGTGTTGGTGCCAAAGCCCTTCTCTCAGTTCTGGCAGCCCCTGCTCAGGGGCCTGCACTCCCAGACCTTCACACAGGCCCTGCTAGAGAGGATGTTCTCTGAGTTGTCTACCCTGGGGAGAACTGGGATCCGGCCTACCTACATCCTTAGATGGACCGTTGAACTGATCGTGGCCAACACCAAGACTG gacGAAATGCTCGGCGGTTTTCTGCAGGCCAGTGGGAAGCAAGAAGGAGCTGGAGGCTGTTCAATTGCTCTTCCACCCTGGACTGGCCCCAGGTGATCGAGGCCTGCTTGGGCTCACCTTGCTGGGCCAGCCTCCAACTCCTTCAGGT AGTCTTCAAAGCCATGGGAGAGGTCTTGCCAGATGAGGAACAGGAGAAGCTGCTGCGAGTCTGCTCCATTTATACTCAGAATGGAGAGAGTGGCTTGGCAAAGGCCGTCgaaggctcctcctcctcctcctcttcctcctcctccactgggAAAGCTCCATACACGCTGGATACCTTACATCAGGACCTCCAGCCACCTGCTACCAACTGTGAGTCTGAAGGAAATATTCAACAGAAGGAGCAAGACAACCTTACGGATGTCAagccagaggaggaggaaaaggagaatgtggaggaggaggaggaggaggagaaggaggaggcagagatggaagaggaggagaaggaggaggaggaagaacaggagcaggaggagcaccaggaggaagaacaggaggaggaggaggaggaggaggaggagcagaaggtcTTTCAAGATCagatggaagcagatgcagaggaAAGTGACGGcttaggagaggaggaggaagtagatgaggatgaagatgatgatgaagatgacgactatgatgatgatgatgatgatgatgaagacgGAATGGATATGGGTGGGTTCTCTCTCCTACAGGGATCCTATGTTCTTGAGAATACTAGGATCATGTCTCAGAAAAGAGAAGCTTTGCAGGGTTCAGCATGGCAACTAAGCTCTG ATGATGTACGATGGGGTATATTCCCTATCGGCCGAGTACCAGGTCAGACTGAGGACCCAACAGAGCTTATGCTGGATAATTATGACACCATGTATCTTTTGGACCAACCTGTACTAGAGCACCGGTTAGAACCCCAAAAGTCTAAGAGTAG CAGCACTCTGGGCCTATGCTGTGGCAGCAATAACAATGGCGGTGTTGGCAACATGGAGGGCCTTCTCTGGAACCAAGGACAAATGCATGGGCTCAAAGCTGGCCTGCAGCTCTTCTGA
- the Las1l gene encoding ribosomal biogenesis protein LAS1L, whose protein sequence is MERVWRAWDGQSVNENQPDSPGVAGMVVSWLSRAEWEQVTVYLFCDDQKLQQYALNRITVWRSRLGNELPLAVASTADLIRCKLLDVAGGLGTDELRLLYGMALVRFVNLISERKSKSCNLPLKYLAHEVNIPEWIVELRHKLTHKKMPHINDCRRGCYFVLHWLQKTFWSRQLEDSLKETWGMEEDQVEADEPEEEETEIIIDDIIEEIPEFQDDDKGEELAVTDDANTKGNEEVASHPELSPRHKELYEKARELLVSYEEEQFKVLEKYRHLLQAIKVWNNLSPRVQGILEELKSISWENRDAVLDAFLDDGFLIPTYEQLAALQIEYEENIDLNEVLVPKPFSQFWQPLLRGLHSQTFTQALLERMFSELSTLGRTGIRPTYILRWTVELIVANTKTGRNARRFSAGQWEARRSWRLFNCSSTLDWPQVIEACLGSPCWASLQLLQVVFKAMGEVLPDEEQEKLLRVCSIYTQNGESGLAKAVEGSSSSSSSSSSTGKAPYTLDTLHQDLQPPATNCESEGNIQQKEQDNLTDVKPEEEEKENVEEEEEEEKEEAEMEEEEKEEEEEQEQEEHQEEEQEEEEEEEEEQKVFQDQMEADAEESDGLGEEEEVDEDEDDDEDDDYDDDDDDDEDGMDMGGFSLLQGSYVLENTRIMSQKREALQGSAWQLSSDDVRWGIFPIGRVPGQTEDPTELMLDNYDTMYLLDQPVLEHRLEPQKSKSSTLGLCCGSNNNGGVGNMEGLLWNQGQMHGLKAGLQLF, encoded by the exons ATGGAACGCGTGTGGCGTGCGTGGGACGGACAGTCCGTAAATGAGAACCAGCCAGACTCGCCGGGAGTCGCGGGTATGGTAGTGTCCTGGCTCAGCAGGGCTGAGTGGGAGCAAGTGACGGTTTATCTGTTCTGTGATGATCAGAAATTGCAGCAATACGCGCTGAACCGAATTACAGTATGGAGGAGCAG GTTAGGCAACGAACTGCCCCTGGCAGTGGCTTCTACAGCTGACCTGATACGATGTAAGCTCCTGGATGTAGCCGGTGGCTTGGGCACCGATGAACTTAGATTGCTCTATGGCATGGCATTGGTCAG GTTTGTGAATCTTATCTCAGAGAGGAAGTCCAAATCTTGTAACCTTCCCCTCAAATACCTGGCTCATGAG GTGAACATTCCAGAATGGATTGTTGAACTTCGCCACAAGTTGACCcacaagaaaatgccccatataAATGACTGCCGCAGAG GTTGCTACTTTGTCCTCCATTGGCTCCAGAAGACATTCTGGAGCCGTCAACTAGAGGACAGTCTGAAAGAAACCTGGGGGATGGAAGAGGACCAGGTAGAAGCAGATGAACCTGaagaagaggaaactgaaattATTATTGATGATATAATTGAAGAGATACCAGAGTTTCAGGATGACGACAAAGGTGAAGAATTGGCTGTCACAGATGATGCAAACACTAAAGGCAATGAAGAGGTGGCTTCTCATCCAGAACTATCTCCAAGACATAAGGAGTTGTATG AAAAAGCACGAGAATTGCTGGTATCATATGAAGAGGAACAGTTTAAG GTGCTGGAGAAATATAGGCATTTACTTCAGGCTATTAAGGTGTGGAATAACCTTTCTCCACGTGTACAAGGTATCCTAGAAGAACTCAAGAGCATTTCATGGGAGAACAG GGATGCTGTACTGGATGCCTTTTTAGACGATGGCTTCCTCATTCCCACTTATGAGCAGTTGGCAGCGTTGCAGATAGAGTATGAAG AAAACATCGACTTGAATGAAGTGTTGGTGCCAAAGCCCTTCTCTCAGTTCTGGCAGCCCCTGCTCAGGGGCCTGCACTCCCAGACCTTCACACAGGCCCTGCTAGAGAGGATGTTCTCTGAGTTGTCTACCCTGGGGAGAACTGGGATCCGGCCTACCTACATCCTTAGATGGACCGTTGAACTGATCGTGGCCAACACCAAGACTG gacGAAATGCTCGGCGGTTTTCTGCAGGCCAGTGGGAAGCAAGAAGGAGCTGGAGGCTGTTCAATTGCTCTTCCACCCTGGACTGGCCCCAGGTGATCGAGGCCTGCTTGGGCTCACCTTGCTGGGCCAGCCTCCAACTCCTTCAGGT AGTCTTCAAAGCCATGGGAGAGGTCTTGCCAGATGAGGAACAGGAGAAGCTGCTGCGAGTCTGCTCCATTTATACTCAGAATGGAGAGAGTGGCTTGGCAAAGGCCGTCgaaggctcctcctcctcctcctcttcctcctcctccactgggAAAGCTCCATACACGCTGGATACCTTACATCAGGACCTCCAGCCACCTGCTACCAACTGTGAGTCTGAAGGAAATATTCAACAGAAGGAGCAAGACAACCTTACGGATGTCAagccagaggaggaggaaaaggagaatgtggaggaggaggaggaggaggagaaggaggaggcagagatggaagaggaggagaaggaggaggaggaagaacaggagcaggaggagcaccaggaggaagaacaggaggaggaggaggaggaggaggaggagcagaaggtcTTTCAAGATCagatggaagcagatgcagaggaAAGTGACGGcttaggagaggaggaggaagtagatgaggatgaagatgatgatgaagatgacgactatgatgatgatgatgatgatgatgaagacgGAATGGATATGGGTGGGTTCTCTCTCCTACAGGGATCCTATGTTCTTGAGAATACTAGGATCATGTCTCAGAAAAGAGAAGCTTTGCAGGGTTCAGCATGGCAACTAAGCTCTG ATGATGTACGATGGGGTATATTCCCTATCGGCCGAGTACCAGGTCAGACTGAGGACCCAACAGAGCTTATGCTGGATAATTATGACACCATGTATCTTTTGGACCAACCTGTACTAGAGCACCGGTTAGAACCCCAAAAGTCTAAGAGTAG CACTCTGGGCCTATGCTGTGGCAGCAATAACAATGGCGGTGTTGGCAACATGGAGGGCCTTCTCTGGAACCAAGGACAAATGCATGGGCTCAAAGCTGGCCTGCAGCTCTTCTGA